A genomic segment from Glycine soja cultivar W05 chromosome 18, ASM419377v2, whole genome shotgun sequence encodes:
- the LOC114397465 gene encoding putative G3BP-like protein isoform X2 — MATSEQQVPPQTPAADIVGNAFVDQYYHMLHESPELVHRFYQDVSKLGRPEQNGIMGITTTMFDINKKILSLGYGELSAEIVSVDAQESYGGGVIVLVTGFMIGKDDIKQKFTQCFFLAPQEKGYFVLNDVFRYVDENGIQGSAHDIGTPAPPDTVADPSVLETQVSEQISVTAEDGGEEVYNPENGQAAIEEEEAPVPEVLDEIPDDSQMVAGLASQIEEVPKKSYAYIVKVMKEGAAPSSTVTPVSVKSAHKSQEQQGIAAPPPSSISETNGSIINTNEVGNNQETEAEGYSIYVKGLPPTATPAVLENEFKKFGPIKSGGIQVRSQKGFSFGFVEFEVASAVQSALEASPILINGRQVVVEEKRSTNRVLRSSQLGRKHTS, encoded by the exons ATGGCAACTTCAGAGCAGCAAGTCCCTCCCCAAACTCCTGCAGCTGATATT GTTGGCAATGCTTTTGTGGATCAATACTACCATATGTTGCATGAAAGCCCTGAGCTTGTGCATAGGTTTTACCAAGATGTCAGTAAGCTTGGCCGTCCTGAGCAGAATGGCATAATGGGTATTACAACCACAATGTTT GATATTAACAAGAAGATACTATCATTGGGTTATGGCGAACTCAGTGCAGAGATTGTATCTGTGGATGCACAAGAATCTTATGGTGGGGGAGTCATTGTCTTGGTCACTGGGTTTATGATAGGAAAGGACGACATTAAGCAGAAATTTACTCAATGTTTCTTCCTTGCTCCTCAAGAGAAAGGCTACTTTGTTTTGAATGACGTTTTCAGATATGTTGATGAAAATGGAATCCAAGGGTCTGCTCATGATATTGGAACTCCTGCCCCTCCTGACACTG TTGCCGATCCTTCTGTGCTGGAGACACAAGTTTCCGAGCAAATATCTGTGACAGCTGAGGATGGTGGAGAGGAGGTCTACAACCCAGAAAATGGTCAAGCTGCAATTGAAGAAGAGGAAGCACCTGTACCTGAGGTTCTTGATGAAATTCCTGATGATTCTCAGATGGTAGCTGGATTGGCATCTCAAATTGAAGAAGTTCCAAAGAAGTCTTATGCTTATATT GTGAAGGTCATGAAAGAGGGTGCTGCGCCCTCTTCCACTGTGACACCTGTTTCTGTGAAATCTGCCCACAAGAGCCAAGAACAGCAGGGTATTGCTGCACCTCCACCATCTAGCATATCAGAGACAAATGGTTCTATTATAAACACTAATGAAGTTGGAAACAATCAAGAAACTGAAG CCGAGGGCTATTCTATTTATGTGAAAGGTCTGCCACCAACTGCTACGCCTGCCGTCTTGGAGAATGAGTTTAAGAAGTTTGGACCTATTAAGAGTGGTGGTATCCAAGTTAGGAGCCAAAAg GGATTTTCCTTTGGCTTTGTGGAGTTTGAAGTGGCAAGTGCTGTGCAAAGTGCACTTGAG GCTTCTCCAATTTTGATTAATGGCCGCCAAGTTGTTGTTGAGGAAAAGAGATCAACTAATCGAG TGCTAAGATCATCCCAGCTAGGGAGAAAGCATACGAGTTAG
- the LOC114397465 gene encoding putative G3BP-like protein isoform X1, with protein sequence MATSEQQVPPQTPAADIVGNAFVDQYYHMLHESPELVHRFYQDVSKLGRPEQNGIMGITTTMFDINKKILSLGYGELSAEIVSVDAQESYGGGVIVLVTGFMIGKDDIKQKFTQCFFLAPQEKGYFVLNDVFRYVDENGIQGSAHDIGTPAPPDTVADPSVLETQVSEQISVTAEDGGEEVYNPENGQAAIEEEEAPVPEVLDEIPDDSQMVAGLASQIEEVPKKSYAYIVKVMKEGAAPSSTVTPVSVKSAHKSQEQQGIAAPPPSSISETNGSIINTNEVGNNQETEAEGYSIYVKGLPPTATPAVLENEFKKFGPIKSGGIQVRSQKGFSFGFVEFEVASAVQSALEASPILINGRQVVVEEKRSTNRGRGRFSSGRAPSFRGEGARGRGNYGNGRSYGRGDFNGRGEYGYRNGNRGGFSRGDGYQRNDHMGTGGGRMNRAGGSAVNPAVKTAGVRVPASA encoded by the exons ATGGCAACTTCAGAGCAGCAAGTCCCTCCCCAAACTCCTGCAGCTGATATT GTTGGCAATGCTTTTGTGGATCAATACTACCATATGTTGCATGAAAGCCCTGAGCTTGTGCATAGGTTTTACCAAGATGTCAGTAAGCTTGGCCGTCCTGAGCAGAATGGCATAATGGGTATTACAACCACAATGTTT GATATTAACAAGAAGATACTATCATTGGGTTATGGCGAACTCAGTGCAGAGATTGTATCTGTGGATGCACAAGAATCTTATGGTGGGGGAGTCATTGTCTTGGTCACTGGGTTTATGATAGGAAAGGACGACATTAAGCAGAAATTTACTCAATGTTTCTTCCTTGCTCCTCAAGAGAAAGGCTACTTTGTTTTGAATGACGTTTTCAGATATGTTGATGAAAATGGAATCCAAGGGTCTGCTCATGATATTGGAACTCCTGCCCCTCCTGACACTG TTGCCGATCCTTCTGTGCTGGAGACACAAGTTTCCGAGCAAATATCTGTGACAGCTGAGGATGGTGGAGAGGAGGTCTACAACCCAGAAAATGGTCAAGCTGCAATTGAAGAAGAGGAAGCACCTGTACCTGAGGTTCTTGATGAAATTCCTGATGATTCTCAGATGGTAGCTGGATTGGCATCTCAAATTGAAGAAGTTCCAAAGAAGTCTTATGCTTATATT GTGAAGGTCATGAAAGAGGGTGCTGCGCCCTCTTCCACTGTGACACCTGTTTCTGTGAAATCTGCCCACAAGAGCCAAGAACAGCAGGGTATTGCTGCACCTCCACCATCTAGCATATCAGAGACAAATGGTTCTATTATAAACACTAATGAAGTTGGAAACAATCAAGAAACTGAAG CCGAGGGCTATTCTATTTATGTGAAAGGTCTGCCACCAACTGCTACGCCTGCCGTCTTGGAGAATGAGTTTAAGAAGTTTGGACCTATTAAGAGTGGTGGTATCCAAGTTAGGAGCCAAAAg GGATTTTCCTTTGGCTTTGTGGAGTTTGAAGTGGCAAGTGCTGTGCAAAGTGCACTTGAG GCTTCTCCAATTTTGATTAATGGCCGCCAAGTTGTTGTTGAGGAAAAGAGATCAACTAATCGAG GTAGAGGACGTTTCTCATCTGGCAGGGCTCCTAGCTTCAGGGGTGAAGGTGCAAGAGGGCGTGGAAATTACGGAAATGGCCGAAGCTATGGCCGTGGTGACTTTAATGGCAGGGGAGAATATGGTTATAGGAATGGCAATCGGGGAGGGTTTTCAAGAGGTGATGGGTATCAGAGAAATGATCATATGGGTACCGGCGGTGGTCGCATGAATCGAGCAGGTGGGTCGGCTGTTAATCCAGCAGTCAAAACCGCGGGGGTTCGAGTTCCTGCCTCTGCTTGA